The sequence aaaaacattggaACTGGGCTGAAACTAAAAGAAGTGTTTTGTGCACTAGAAATAGCATTTTCAACTACATATCACGTTACgatgtgtttttttaagataAGTTTCTGCCACagtacaacaaacaaataatttgcaAATTATTTGCATGAATTTTGTCCTGCTTAAAAACTACTAATCTTTGAAGTTGATGTTTGATggttttaatttgaaaacaaatCAGGACTGAAAATGTTGTTGTCATTTATCCATCATTATTTTCTGGGAAAGTGTAAACTGGAAAGATTCATTCAGGCCATTATaaccatttaaagggatacttcactgAAAACATTCACTCGCCTTTATGTGGTTCCAAACggctttgtatttcttttttccgAAGTGCGAAATAAGATATTTGAATAATGTGAGTaaaccaaactgttttggttaccatttaCTTCCACTGTAGAGACCagttgttccacagaagaaggaattcatacagttttggaacatcTTTTTAAAGTCTCTAATTGTTTACAGGAAGTTCAATACTTTTTTGTTCAGCAAGCATGCTTTAATCAAACATTGCtttaaaagtgtcagtaaagacatttataatgttataaaagtttattttgtatcattggcaattcagatttgcatcacaggaatacatgagaatataaaatatattaaaatagcaaacagttattttaaatggtattaatatttcacaaaatgactgttttaatgtattgttggTCAAATAATTGCGAGATACTTATACTTATATCTATATAAAGCATATTGAAATATCTTGCCAACCCCAAATctttgaacagtggtgtaaatGTATATCAAGTTATTGAaacattatttggaaaatatttactttagtaatataagataaacatattttaattaaatatatatgtgtagcactttttataataaatattgttacaaagcagttttacaaaaaAGAATGTAACAAGCTATTTGAACATATGTTTGCAAGTAATAAGAGAAGATAAACATTAGGGTTGTcaaattgcatccaaaataaaagctcaggtttacattatatgtgtgtatactgtatagaaatatttagattaatttatttattacatatatttcttaaatatatatatatatatatatatatatgtatgagtgtgtatttatgtatatatataaatatacacacatattatataaacacaacttttattttggatgtgattaatcgatttgacagccctaataaaaaaaatttttttttcaaaattatatgcAGATATCTGTTGTTGTTCTTTTCCCCCCTCACTGAACCCTCTAGTGCTCCGTCGGGTGTCCATAGACCCCAGTTTAAAAGCCACTGATGGAGAGTTGTCTGAAATCTGTTCACAGGTAGTCTGCAGAGGATGATCAGTCACTACCCCAAGATCATGCTCCTGCCAGTCAAGAGGGTAAACATGGTGTCCCGACTGCTCAGAGAGAAATGCCTCTTCACCATCCATCAGGTCACAGACATCCTCAGAGACTCGCCTGAGGTTCTGGAGGAGGATTTGGCTCAGCTGGAGTACAAATTTCAGGTAGGGCTGGTATTATTCACTAAAAGTTTTCCTGGCTATGATGACAGTACACAATTTTGGGGTAAACTGTCTGTGTAGATGTTGTTCTGATGATGTTGAAGTTGCCATTTAAAGGGCAGTTAGTGTTTTACAGTAGTGACACACAGCTTGTTTTCTCCCCGCAGTATGCGTATTTCCGTATGGGCGTGCGGCAGCCAGAGATGGTAAAGGCAAAGCTGTTCAGGTTGCCCCTGTCCGAGTTGCGCTGTCGTCACTGTTTTCTGGAGCGGAGGGGACTCTACCAGACGCCAGACAAGAAGGGCCAAACACTCATCCTCAACCCAGCGCTCAAAGACGTCCTCTGTGTCTCTGAGGAAAACTACCTGACGCAGGTCGCCATGGCAACTGCAGAGGAGTTCCATGTTTTTCGCAAGCTGATGGCAAGAGAGCAGGAGGAAAAAGGGAGGGAGGACGAATACAGCAGTGACGAGGATGAGGAGGATAAAGATGATGTACTGCACAGGAGAAAGCATCACTGGAACACTGGTTACAAGAAGGACAGGAAATGAGgcattttgtattaaatattcaaaatgaataaaaactattttattcagcaaaattacataatgttttttttttggggatatATGATGGTAGCATCTCATGTTTTGCATATGCAAAGCATTACTGTTCGCAGGCTGGTGGTCATGCCAACATttctgtatatttgtttgtttaatcctCCATCTCATTTATTGCTTTATAAGCTTTTACCTCCGGATATGAGGTGCATAGTAGGGTCGAGGGACATTGAGGTAATAATGGTGTTAGTGTTAGTCTATCTCAACGGCCTGTCATGGGGAGGGTCAGCATAATTTACACCAAATGCTGAGTAACCAAGGAGAGCTGAAAGAGTGTTAGTGCCGTGCGATCGTTTACGGATCTGTGCGCATCAGTGGAACGCCTGCTCTCTGATAACAAGGACAGAGTCGGGAGGTATTGATCTGGGGCAACATTAGTTTAATGGAGGCCTGGATGGAAGCAGGAGTTACTGTACATGTTGATGTGTGGAACAGGTATGCGAGTCATTTTAACACGATTAATCGATTGGTAGTCCATGCGCTCATATTGCATTCTTACTCTTTGAACTGTTTGTCAATGAAACGGGGCTGAAACTTGCAATAGTGTTTTGTTCAGTTGGAAATACAGTACTTACTATCTTATAatgatttgtgtgtttattattaagaGTTATTATCACCAGCACAAAAAACAAGCACATTATTTGAATAGATTTCTCTTGCTTGTCAAACATGCTACTGGCATTTGTGGTTGAAATTTGTATATTTGGAAGTATATAAAGCTCATTCAATTCATtcgaaaaaaatgtatatcatatTCATCACTATTAACCTTTGGATTTGTGACGGAATGTTTTCTTGAAAATGTGCGgacttatatttttatacttcttAACAACTATtgatatttctttctttccttttttacgTAGTATTATTACTAACATTAACTTTCCATTATAACTATAGGGACAGTGTTGTTTTACTCTTTTCGGGggttaaaatgatttacaaaaaatgactttgtttttaGTCAAATTGTCTATTGGGAGGGAAAATGCTTTGTGAATgtttgatggttttaatttttaaaaaaagaagtaatgATGGTATCATTTATTTGTGTAACATTTATCCGTCATTATTTTTAGAGAAATTGTAATCTGTAAAGATTTGTTCAGgtcattataacaatttaaagggatagttcacctaaaatgttATGTCAGTTGCCAGTTATATTAGGAGGAAGAACATTCTTATTCTAGAGAGAATTTAATTGGACAAAAAACTgagtagtgcaaaatgaatgtgtttgattttttAGAAGCCTCATCCAAAGTTTACAGATCATATGGTGTGTGTCTGTAAACTTACGtttcttctgttttctgtagGTAGAGCCGTATATGTGCTCCACGGTTCCAGTCTCAGTAAACAGAGGAGCTGTTGTTCTTCAGCCTAACGCTTACTCTCACTAGTGTGGAGGTCAACTCCAAATATGACTCAGTCTTTCATTTTTAACGTCTCGGTGGATTGGTACAACAAAGCGGAGAGCAGACACATGGAACTGTTCCTCATCCCTACGGTTCTGCTAACCTCTGTCACAATGGTGGTCAACCCTGTTCTGTCCCTCTGCATACTGTGTTTTCCTACACTACGTCAAGAGACCCGCTACCTGCTCCTTGCTAACATGCTCTTCGCCGATATGCTCTTCCTCACCATAAATCTTGCGATGGTCTCCTGCAACTCCGTGGGCCTGCACATGCCAAACTCGTTGTGTGAGTTCATGATGGTGAGCATGGTAATGACATACAGCACCTCTGTGCTCACTATCACATTGATGGTCGTCGACACATATGTGGCGGTACGCTGGCCGTTACGTTACAAAGAGATTCTCCCACCATCTCGGGCCAGGAAGATAATCATGAGCTTGTGGGTAATGGCCGCAGTGTGTCCTGTCTCTTTGCTAGTGATGTTTGAGACAGTGATGGGCAGTGACGATCAGAGCCGTCCAGTGTGTTTGATGTTGATTGCGCTGCACTCGTTGGAACAAAAGATGAATGCTGGCGTTCATTTGTACTTCATCATTGCCATCAGCCTCTGCACTGTTCTCATTGTGTACTGTTATATCCATCTCTACTTCATCACTAAAACTTCTGGGATATGGCGCAGTCGGTACTCCCGGGCGCGTATAACACTCCTGGCGCACACTCTGTTGCTCATGATGTATTTTGTACCCACATTGGTCTTTGCCGTGGAGCTGGCTCTTTTAAAGGAACAAAGCGTGGATATTGTGGGAGTGTGGATTAACTTGGTGAACATGTGCGTGTTGATGTTGCTGCCACGCTGTTGCACTCCTTACCTGTACATCCTGCGCTATCATGAGATTTACGAGACTGTCCAGCAGGTGTTTTGGAAAAAGCGACACCAAAGTCAGAGGAGTGCAGCCTAGAACTGGACTTGAAGCAGAGCAAGCCTGCACAATAACTGTCTCTGGTTGCTCTGTCGTTGGAGGATTACTTTGCAGAAGAGGGAATTTAAGACACCTGAGCCAGAAAGAgatctcaaaataattttttatattgtaatattcatTTTAGTACATtctattaaagcattttaacatgaATGTATATTAGCATGTTttgatcttttttatattttcatatttaaacaaaagaTCATCATAACATAACTATATAGAGTGCAACATtcatgcaaattatattttttcttttcttttctttagtttCTTTCATTGTGAGATTTTCCCAGCTATGTTGCTATGCATGCCCACAGTATTGATTTAAACTCTTGTGTGCAAAGCAGTGTTcgatgatgctgttttgttctctTGGCaagataaataaatttacatttcaggATTTTTACACGATTGTGTCTTTCTCCAATTTCCTATAAGCGTTCAATGTTTAACCTGTGTTGCACTTAGTCTTCTAAGTTAAACAATCAATCGATCCagaaataacagtgttaatgttacACAACACTTCTGATTCTAGGAAGACATATCAATATTTATGCCTTGGTGCAAAATCCCTGAGTGTCATTCTGATCCATTTAGCTGTGAAGTGATATTTACCTGTTTCTCCTTCTCCATGGAAACCATTTACAAGTGTGCCTGTGACAAATCCACATCTGTCCCGTAAATCACTTACCACAGTCTGCAGGAAGGGGGAAGGAGAGACACATTTACCTTCAGTCCTGAATTGGATGCACAAACACATGCCAAGAGATGGAAACTCTAATGAAGGGAAAGTCGGAGCGTTTCTACCTAGCTGCAGAAGACGTTTTTTTATCTCTGCTTTGTTCATTTGGTAATTGGTACAACAAGTCGGGTCGAGCTGAGCTTCACATGCGTTCTTCTAAGTTCTCAAACTCCTCTGAAAGCCCAGTGGAGATGTTTGCGCACGAGTGGCATGGATTCATCCCTCCCTGCCATATGAGGGTGCTTCAGCTGTGCCCCGTTTTGGCCTTCCTGGCCATTCTGCTGATCACGCCGGTTCTTCTAGTACGTATCCTGTCCCGAGTTGACCTGCGGCAGCAGACGCGTTACCTCCTCCTGGCCAATGTTCTCTTCAGTGACCTGCTCTTTGTCTGCATGAACATCCTGAGTGCCTGCATCAATTCAGCCGGTGTGTTGATGACGGAGTGGCCGTGTGCCGTGCTGCTCTTCTTCTCTGCAACTTTATACAGTTCTGGGGTACTAAGCATTACAGCAATGGTACTGGATACCTGCTTTGCAGTGTTAGCCCCCTTTCGCTACCTGGCATTGTGGCCTGTGTCACGGACCTATGGAGCAATTGCCGCCATCTGGGTCATCTCTGTCTTTTTTCCTGCAGCAGCTGTTGGCATGTTTTTGTGGTACCACAGTACGGCCCCTTGCGCCCTTCACCTCTGCTCCCTTCCTTTGCTGATGGTTTTGACCGTAAGCCACTTTCGCCCACTCCATGTCTCCATGCTGCTGACGGTCATGGGTATCATTTTCATCCTCCTTCTAGTGTTGTCTGGTTACCTCATCCTCTACTTTTGTACCCGTAGTTCGGGCGTGTGGAAGGGCGAGACCTCGTCTCGTGCTAGAGGAACATTTCTCATCCATTATCTCCACCTGTTCCTGGCTTTCTGTCCCCTGCTGGTTTTGATGATCGAGCTGATGCTTTGCAACAACAGTGAAACTATGGACCCCAAAGCAAGCCTGTGGATGTCCTTGGTGGTGTGTAACGTCTTGCTCATCCTCCCCAAAGCCTTAGCACCGTACCTGTATGGGCTCCGCTATAGAGAACTGTGCAACTTGCTGTTCCAGTTCTTTCATCTGAATAGGCCAACTACTATCACACCTgtgatataaatatgtttatttgaacTAGTGAAAAAGACTTTTCATCAACCagttaaaacataaaatgaactATCTGTAATGATGCTCAACTAGGGTTTTGTAAGTAATAATGTGTCACAAAAATATGTGAGAATAATCAAAAATGTACATTCAGTTGTGGTAATTAtggcatttattgtgtttaatatgATATTGTGTTTACTTATGGTATTCACTATGTATTTTGGTTACTAAAAACTCTATTTATAGCCTGTCAATAAAAAACCTATTATAAGTCAGCCTTCATAGCACCgttataaatatacataagatTTACTACTGTAAACCCTATCAGAAAAAACTATGAAGCTTTACAAATGGTTTAAGAGGCTTTGAAAAtctcttgttttgtttaatttttttattacatcgTTGGCTTAAACCAGGTTACTATATTTTATCGTAGAAACAATACTGTAACGTTAGCAACTGTTGTATTTTGACTGAAACGATGCATTGTAATTTCGTGATAAGCACCTGTATGTTAAAATTATTAGTATACATATTTACGTTATTTGGAAGAttcttgttaaaaaatatataagaataaaacttaccAGATAAGTAACTTGCTCCCTCATTGTGTTcctgtaattaaatttaaaaaaaaaaatgcgcgcGAAACGGTTAGAAACGGTTAGGATACGTTAAAATATCCACAAGATGGCGCTATTGGCGCCTTTTAGTAAGGATGATTTCGTCTAGAAGTTTTATGCTGGCgagtttttgtaaattataatattatactaaatcaaatactttttactaaatatactgtaaataatttacattttatcattcaCAAATAATACTTTAATTATGTATCCTTCTGATTACACAAGGGAGATCAAGTTTCTTGTTATGCGTCACGTTTTTTTCCGTCTCTCAATCTGTCCGGAGAACTaccggttttgttttttttgggttttttttttttaatcaaggcgTCTTTCTACAGTTACATAAGGAAAGGGAAGCAGTGCCAACACCACCATTTTATTGAATTGTACAAAACACGTTGTGCATGTAAAACTAGCAATACATTCTAATCTAAATTCTTTGTTCGTcattaacaaaataacataacTAATAACGTCAAGCAACACTATTGGCTTTGGGACTgttgaaaatgcttttaaagtttGCCGTGACAACAATATGACACAAACTGTCTTCGTTCATAATCGGGTTTTTGTTTGCAAACAACGACTAGCCACATGGAAATTCTCCCGCATTGAATTCTGGGATATGATGTTCTTTTGCTGGTTTGAAGGACTGATGAAACGGCgacagaactacatttcccaggaACACATTTCCCTTGAGCAGCTGACATAACAGAAGTCCGAAGCCTGTGTGCATTATTTGTGCCAGAACACGCAGAGAGCGAAGGAGGATAACAAAGAAACCTTAACAGTGACAGCACAAGTGCTCGCACTTATGGCTCTCTTTTTTAGAAACAAccgtatttgtttgtttgcaattaCTTTTAAGGATCTTTAACCCTTacttttaaatttgatgtttgGCAGAAAGTTGGTCTCCTGTGGATAAGGTGAGAAAAATAATGCTGAACTTTTATATGAGCAATTTCAATGATTGCGATACGATTGATTGAGATGCATTAACACTCCAATATTATTGTCATGTTTGTTTATGGCGCTTTTTCGTATGTCTAAATGTATATATCTAAATATGTGCTTATatctaaataatgtaatatatataatgtgtaaatataatgtaatattcatatttgcatatatacgtggtgtgtgatatatatatatatcactttttaaccaaatttattttaatttgtcattttatttttactctgcATCAGCTGATGGTTATTGAAACATAATGTCTTGACTAGGTTTCACCCAGCCTCAAACAACTAATGAGTTTTTAGACCAGCTAAAAGCCAATTGTCATCTTAAGCTGGATTTTTCTGCAGGTCTCTCTAAacactttttcagtgttttaaagcCTTTTATGGAGTAGAAATCACACTTAATTTATCTCATTTATATGATGTCATCATTGCAGTCCGCATGTGGCATCTTTTGCTGTCAAACCGTTTCAGCTGTGGAGGAAATATTGA is a genomic window of Cyprinus carpio isolate SPL01 chromosome B2, ASM1834038v1, whole genome shotgun sequence containing:
- the mterf4 gene encoding transcription termination factor 4, mitochondrial yields the protein MGTHVCRKQMLRWMWRWSVCPVAVSRGHMPFCSTQGEPHQVNPSHGGQVTHRPGNQLSLCSLLEMGFSETQAKEMHEGATKSRGKHVPSVMTALLLLGLNPSSILKIMQKCPEVYSLKGADLQQRIDHLRKMGLVEGSLQRMISHYPKIMLLPVKRVNMVSRLLREKCLFTIHQVTDILRDSPEVLEEDLAQLEYKFQYAYFRMGVRQPEMVKAKLFRLPLSELRCRHCFLERRGLYQTPDKKGQTLILNPALKDVLCVSEENYLTQVAMATAEEFHVFRKLMAREQEEKGREDEYSSDEDEEDKDDVLHRRKHHWNTGYKKDRK
- the LOC109064820 gene encoding probable G-protein coupled receptor 148 — encoded protein: MTQSFIFNVSVDWYNKAESRHMELFLIPTVLLTSVTMVVNPVLSLCILCFPTLRQETRYLLLANMLFADMLFLTINLAMVSCNSVGLHMPNSLCEFMMVSMVMTYSTSVLTITLMVVDTYVAVRWPLRYKEILPPSRARKIIMSLWVMAAVCPVSLLVMFETVMGSDDQSRPVCLMLIALHSLEQKMNAGVHLYFIIAISLCTVLIVYCYIHLYFITKTSGIWRSRYSRARITLLAHTLLLMMYFVPTLVFAVELALLKEQSVDIVGVWINLVNMCVLMLLPRCCTPYLYILRYHEIYETVQQVFWKKRHQSQRSAA
- the LOC109064795 gene encoding probable G-protein coupled receptor 148; the encoded protein is METLMKGKSERFYLAAEDVFLSLLCSFGNWYNKSGRAELHMRSSKFSNSSESPVEMFAHEWHGFIPPCHMRVLQLCPVLAFLAILLITPVLLVRILSRVDLRQQTRYLLLANVLFSDLLFVCMNILSACINSAGVLMTEWPCAVLLFFSATLYSSGVLSITAMVLDTCFAVLAPFRYLALWPVSRTYGAIAAIWVISVFFPAAAVGMFLWYHSTAPCALHLCSLPLLMVLTVSHFRPLHVSMLLTVMGIIFILLLVLSGYLILYFCTRSSGVWKGETSSRARGTFLIHYLHLFLAFCPLLVLMIELMLCNNSETMDPKASLWMSLVVCNVLLILPKALAPYLYGLRYRELCNLLFQFFHLNRPTTITPVI